The nucleotide window GGTCTAGGGGCCCCGTGAGGGTGGTGGAGTCAAAGGTCCGGTAGGCGAGGAggcaggaggagaaggcgccCGAGGCGCAttcggagaggaaggaggtgcGGTCTGTGGACGTGGGTTGGATGATGTCGGCGATTGAGGTGATGCGGGACCAGGCTTCGTGGGCACTGTAAGCGTTATGGTTAGTTTTGTTTGATGGTGAAGAGCAGGGGAATTTGGGGGATTAGGATGGGGGAAGAGAGGTGTAGGGGGGTTCtaggagggaagagaagggtgaAGTGAAGTAAAGTCCGGTGCTGTACTGTACTGTTTAAGATGGAAAAAAAGAGTCGTCAACTTGGACTTACTGCTCGATAGTGCCCAGCAACAAGATCTTGGGCTTTTGGTGCTCTTTGGAACCCATTTTGAAGGTCTTTGCTTCACAGAATTCAGTTCTTTTGATTTCTGGTCTGGTTTCTTCCTTGACTTGTATTGTCTTGTTCTTTGCTCGGTCGTCAAAATACCCGCTCAAGAGAGTTTACCTGTCGTCAAGTGAGATTCCCAGATGAGTGAGTATCCCCGGATTTCGTTATCCGGAAATATTGGCTCTTGATAGCTGTGCTGTGACACAACGAAACCCGGCAATGAACTACTTTGACGACCGTTCGTCGTCGTGCAACGAGGGCTTCAAACCGGAGATATATGAAGGCGTCAGGGTGTGTAGGACCAAAAGTTGGTGGGTGACGTAGATACCGTTTGTGACGTTCTGTTCGTTTGAAGATGGTGGGTGTTACGAAAGACGAAACGAAAGCTTTCGAGTGTGGAACTTACTCGCTCGTGGTGACTCAACCTGGTCTTGAAGTTCGATAACCGTCTCTCAATAGGGAAAGAGCATAAACGTTTTAGAGGGGGTTGCTGAAAACCATTCACTCAATAAACACtcgctttatataatataactggCAGCCTAGGTTCCCCGGACTATTTTACCAATTCGAGTCAGACAAAACGAAACAACAATGATCGCGGGGTTATCTTCGACCGGTGAAGTGTACTATGAAACTACGTGACTGCTACCAAGAGAGGCATAGTGGGGTCGTAGGCGACATCATAACCCAATGGCTGGGCTGATAGCAAGTTCCCCTAGACACAGGTTGGAAAGATGTTGTATGCAGAACACATTCTCAGTAGGGAGGCACGCTGCCTGGTCCCGTTGCAGGcaactagaggtagtagataggtatataaaaggcGGCAATGCAGTTTCCGTGCAATGGAACGGAACGGACGCCGAATGGTTGAGCCAAACCAACTACGATATGCAAGATCACGATATGTTGGAGTGGGAAGTGTCCATTCGCGGGCGGGCGAAAAGAAGACAAACGTGATGCTACTTTGGATGATTGGAGAGCCAGACTTACTCGTGTGGCTTTTGCGGCCGTTCGTCGTACCACTACTTCCTTGAGAGGGACAAATACAACACAAGAGACGCACGAAAATCAGACATGAATCGCGTAGCAGGAAGGGAAAGTGTGAGCCATAACCACatattattaacttcggTGGCTTCTTTGGTGTACCACAAAAAGACATGCCCAAAAAAGACTGTGTCTTTCTCTATTCCGTAGTCTAATTGTTCCCAGGCCTCGGTTGACGGGCCTTTGGGTATAGCCTTCCTCTCTTTATCGTCTTCTTGCACTTCATCAGGTGCAGCAACCAGCTACTTACGTTTCGAAAACACACCCGTCTCAAATGCCTCGAGGGTGTGTCATGGGATATCATGTGCCAAAGCCAACGCCGTACTTTTGTTGAAAATTTGTACCCGAACCATCCCTAATATACCGTTTTGAAAAACCCCTAGTGAAAGACCCCCATATTGAACCCGGTTTTGTCATGCAAATCATGCCTGTTGAAAACGATGCTTTGTGGAAATCCCAAACATGCCGCTGAGAGATGTTTTGTCCATAACCCAAAGTGTTGAAGGAGATCCTCAGTAAATTACCTCCCCTATCCTAGCCAAATACGACAGGAGAGGGTGGATATATGGTATTGAAAGGGAAATTAGTAGCGGTAGCTGTGACTTGGTTAGCATATCATTCATCAGGCACCAGAAAGGACAGGAAGTAACATACTGGTCGCTCTTGTAGGGACCCTCAGTGGCGAGGCCGAGGTACTCAGCCTGGACGTCAGAGAGCTGGGTAAGCTCGACGTTGCAGTGGTCGAGGTGGAGACGAGCAACCTCCTCGTCGAGGATCTTGGGAAGGACGTAGACCTTCTTCTCGAGCTTGCCGGACTTGCCGAACTCGACGTACTTGTTGGAGAAAGCCTCGTCGTTGGCCTTGTAAAGCATGATCTGAGCAAGGACCTGGTTGGTGAAAGAGCAGGACATGACGAAAGAGGAGTGGCCAGTGGCGCAGCCAAGGTTGACAAGACGACCCTCAGCAAGGAGGATGATGTGGCGGCCGTTCTTCATGAGGAAACGGTCAACCTGGGGCTTGATGTTCTGGACGGAAGCAGCGTTGGCCTTGAGCCACGCGACGTCGATCTCGACATCGAAGTGACCAATGTTGCAGACAATGGCGTCGTTGGGCATGACCTCGAAGTGCTTGCCGACGAGAATGTCACGGcagccggtggtggtgacgaagATCTGACCAAGAGGAGCAGCCTTCTCCATGGTGGTGACCTGGTAGCCGGCCATGGCAGCCTGGAGGGCGTTGATGGGGTCGACCTCAGTGACAATGACGCGGGCACCCATGCCGGAGAGGGCCATGGCGCAGCCCTTGCCGACATCACCGAAACCGGCGACGACAGCGATCTTGCCAGCAATCATGACATCGGTGGCGCGCTTGATACCGTCGACGAGGGACTCACGGCAGCCGTAGAGGTTGTCGAACTTGGACTTGGTGACGGAGTCGTTGACGTTGATGGCGGGGACAAGGAGCTTGCCCTCCTTGAGCATGCGGTAAAGGTGGTGGACACCGGTGGTGGTCTCCTCAGAGACACCGAAGCAGTCCTCGAGCATCTCGGGGTACTTGGTGTGGACGAGGTGGGTAAGGTCACCACCGTCGTCGAGGATGAGGTTGAGCTTCTTGTTGTCCTTGAAGGCAATGAGCTGCTGCTCCAAGCACCACTGgtactcctcctcggtctCACCCTTCCAGGCGAAGACGGGGACACCGGCAGCGGCgatggcagcggcggcgtGGTCCTGGGTGGAGAAGATGTTGCAGGAAGACCAGGTGACCTCGGCACCGAGAGCAGTGAGGGTCTCGATGAGGACGGCAGTCTGGATGGTCATGTGAAGGCAGCCAGCAATGCGGGCGCCCTTGAGGGGCTGGTCAGCGGCATACTTCTTGCGAGTAGCCATAAGACCGGGCATCTCGTTCTCAGCGAGCTCGATCTCCTTGCGGCCGAAGGCGGCGAGGGAAAGGTCGGCGACCTTGAACTTGTGGGCGGGGGCAGACATGTTGGGTGGATATGGGGATATCTGTGAATGGAGAGTACAGGTTAGAATTGGTGATGTtttggagggaggagagagagcaGGAGCACTCACGATgagggggatggatggacaaaAAGTGAGAATACTCTTCCTGGCAAGGGGACAGCAAtggatttatttaaaaggaaGGGACTGAGGGGATGGGGTGAAAAGTGGATATCGGATGGCACACGGCAGAAAAGAGGACACGGCCCTGGGGGAGCAGGGGAAGCGAAGGGGAAATCAAAGGGCCCGGAATCCAATGACACAGCTCACAAGCAGAATGTGCAGAGCCTGACTGCCTGACTGACTGAGAGTGGCAGccggcggcggagaggaACAGCAGGGCAGACACGGGTCTGACGGGCAAGCAAAACGAAGCCAAAACTGCTTCGTGCAGGAAGTGGGGAAGGGTCGACGGggtttacactacactagggaaaaaaaaaatgagaACCCCGCGGGCAAATCTGTCGAACCAGCAGCTCTGTCGGTGTGCATCAGACAAGCAGGCTAGTCCTAATTCAGCTTTATTCCCCACCACAATGCGAGTGCTTGCCCCTCCTTTGCCTGCCAGCCGTTGTCGTCGACGCGGCAAATGGCAATGTGCTTTCTGCCGCCAATTCGACACCACGTTGTTCTCTTTCAGCTTGCCTTTTTAGCGCTGATGCCGTCGGCCTAAATAGTGGGGTTTTGCGGGCGGATGGGCAAGGACGGACATTCATTCACTTTTCGTTTCGGCCGAACTGGACGTTTCCAAGACATCGGGTGAGGTTGGGGAGTTCAACAATTGTTATCGGTTATCGTCGTATCTGGACCCGAATGAGGTTTGGTGCCCATGAAAGCCAACCTCAACGGAAGCAGTAAAGCGCCTGGTCAGCGTCTGCAGCAGCAAACGGGGGGGAAGCGCGGACATGGCGTTGAGATGTCCAGCTAGAGTGCTAGACACATCCCCGAATTGATGAGACCCATTTTTTAACAATTCAGTTTCGGACTTTCTCCAAACCCTCCCATCCAGGGCCGTGGCATCTCCATATGATTATAGGCAATTCATTACATATACGGAAAGCTGAAAAAAAAGGCTGGCCCCTTAAACATAGTAGAAGATAACGGCTTATCGCTTGATTGACGGGGATCTCATGTCTGATAATTCGTCCAACGCGTCCCTCATCGCCTTTTTGGACGCATCCCTTTTGTTTTCTCTAGTGCCTCAATGCCTCCCCCACGTCAGATCAGCAAGGCCACCACAAGATACTGGATGTGATTGCAGCTctccctcccgtcccgcTTTACGTAGGCTGCATGGCCGACCCTGCCCTAGACCTTGCAAGGTAAATAACACGCCGACAACCCGGAACGCCAAAACCAAATGCGGCTGAGATATCGTGGCCACCGTCCTCTATCGTCCCATCAaaaaacaccaccacaacccctGGTAGCCCCTTTTACTCGGGGAGAAGGTTGCCGCGAACGGCGAACATCTTGGCCGTGATGTTGGCCGTGAAGGCATCCACTTGCCTTGCGTACTGGTCGACCTGGCGGGCGTTGAGCATACCCTCGAGTCTGCTGGGCTCCTGGGGGAGCTTGAACAGCCTCTGCCACTCATCCTCGGGAAGGGGCGACTGCTTAGCCGCCAAACGCGCGGCGTTCTCAGCCTTGCGCTTCGCCTGCCATTGGGTAATCTTGAACTGCTCACGAGTGAGCTGTCTCTGGTAGTActggtggttgttgaggtCGGTGTAGTGCGACTCGATGCTGTCGAGGAGCAGGTCGCAGGTCTTCTCGAGGAAGGGGTCGATGGAGAGGTCGAGAGACTCGAAGCCAGGGTGGGCGGGGATCTGGACGGGATCGCGGCGGATGTCGTCGAGAGAGGCGGGCATAGGGATCTCGGCGCTCTTGGGGGGAGCGGGTATTtggtggaggaaggaggtaAGGAGGTGAGAGTTGTGGACATTGACGGGAAGCTCGACGAAAATGTCCTTGTAGGTGAGCTTGGAGTTCCGAAGGCTGTATCAGGTAAGGTCAGTGGTGTGTGCTATACGACATGCGATATGCGACCTGCGCCCCAAGATATGGGTGACGGCAGGATCCCGGCGGTGTGCTGACCTCTCGGTGGTGAACTTGGCCTCCTTGTAGGCAGTCATGAACTCGGGGGAGAGCTTGAAGGCGCGAAGGCTGAGGGCGCCCTGGGAGCTCCTGCTAACATCGTGAACGAGGGCGACGGTCTTCTCGTTCTCCTTCTGGTAGTGGTACTGGTTCTCGATGAAGCTCATGTTGATGAAGTTGCCCATAGTGGCGCTGGTGTACCAACCGACGTTGTTAGCGTCGACGTTGACCTCCTTGAGGTGTCTGATCATCTCGTTTTGGTAGACAATGTTGGCCTTGGCGCggggagcggcggcggcgagggacGAGGCATCGCTGTGGCTGTCGCTGCTTGAGACGTCGACGGAGGGGAACTGGAACGAGTTGGTGACCTCGATGGCACCGTTGTTGTCCATGCCAACAATGGAGCCGGTGGCAACGGTAGGGAAGCTGGTCGAGCAGTGCTTCACGATCTTCATGACCACCTATGGTGCCGACGCTGGTTAACAAAGGGGGCCTTATGGCGGGCGACTTGGGGGGCCGGGCAGGCATGGCGGGGCTCCGGCGGCAGGAGAAGACGACGGACGACGTAGAACAAGAGCTATCTCCAACTTACAAGGGCCTCGACTTGGACCGACTTGATCGGCGCATCCTTCTGAACTTCGGCCATGATTGCGGATTGACGGGACTCGATTCTCACGTGAAGACGCGACGGTGTGGTTGGGTATGCCGTTGCGGTGGtcaggctgctgctgggggaGTCGAGTTCGTCAGTCGTGGAGGACTTCAACAACTTTTCGCAACTGAATTCTCTCGCTTGCGTTTGTGGGCACTGCTGGCGACCAACCGGCCGCACTGGGGTGTCCTGCCGGAAACAGACTGCCAGCAAAGACCGTGTGCCGGCGGCTGGCAGGTGGCGGGCGGGCGGTCGAGAAACAAAGAAGTTGGGCAATGGCCTGTGCTTGAAAGGTGTTTGGCCGTGACTATGGTTTTAGCTCAGAGACGTACCGCAGAAGTACCTCTCACTTTTCAGCTGCGAGGAACAGTGCTCACTCGATGACTGTCGCACTGCTGACTGTGTGGTCTTCCACAGCCCAACCCCACTGACCAAGTTTGGTCCCACTTGATCTCGTCGACTTCTCGCTGCAACGATGGAGTCTGGGGAGGGCATCCACTCTTGACCGAGGAATTTCCTCACAATGCGGAGATCGTCGAACGGCACCAACTCAGATATTGAAACTGCAGCTTCCTGCCAATTGATGAGGGTCAAAATCGTGAGAGCATTCGAGCTTCATTGACAACCCCTCACTCAAAGTCCCGCGAGAGATCACCACTTCCACAATGGGACTCGGACTTTTGGTGGCGGTCGCCAACTCGCCGTGATTTGACATCCGCAACCAGCAGCATCCCACGCTTCCCAGGGCCCCCCCCCGCCGAACCTAGTTTCGCTCCTCGTCTTCAAGGTTCACGCCATCTTTAAATATGCGACTCCGACGTCTTCCATGGACACGTCGTCATACCCCTCTTTCCTCTTAACTTTCACACCCTGCGAATATTCCCATCACGACTTCAAGTTCACTTCAGCTGTCAACTTGAAAGATAAAGCACGAGTCTATTCTACTGAGTATCGATGCCTCTAAAGATATCTCTGTGGTTATTACAATGATTATAACTCCCTTCGATGCATGGTGACCATATCGCCTTGTCACCGTCAATTTCCACCAAAACGCCAACCTCGACGCCCAAGCCGTTCCAAGTCTAAACCGTCATGCCCAGCGTCTAGCACCGGAGACAAGTAGCTCCTAAACCTCAATTCCACTCGGTGAGATCCCAGCTTTCAACGTTGTCTCGGATGGTCAACCGATGGCGATCAATATGCCAGAAGGAATACAACGACCTGGTTGCCCCAGCCGCTTTTCGATGCGCAGGGCCAGTTCCCCCCTTCTTCGCATCTTCTGGGGATCTCCAGATGCAGGTTGCAAGGTTGCGACGCTCCTCATTTGGCGTGCCGAACCAGTACCTGAACCGTCAATGTCAGCATGCTGGTTCCTGTGGAGGAATATGGCTGTTACTCACTTCAAGAACCCTCCACTCGCGGTGGCTTCAGCATGAGCAGCCTTGTCCAGCTCACCCAAGTCCGCATAGTTCTCGACCGTCGACTCGAATACTTGTGACCGGaaagcaacaacaaagaagGAAGTCTCCTTCCATGTGTAGTTACGTTTTCGTGCGAGTGCGCGAACGTGTTCGATGATCTGGTCCCAGTTGAAGGTGTCGCGGTATGGCGCAGTTGCGTAGTCCTCGCGGAGGCACGTCAACTGACTTAGGGCAAGTGCCAAAATCTGGTTCTCAGGGTCAAGGGTTGTGAGGTCGAGAAGGTGTTGTTGCTCGATATAGGGTGATACTACAATGTATCGCTCCTTGTCCGGTAGCTCCGTGGGTGTGGTCTGAATGTTATTCTCAGAGACGATACTGGAAGTCTTTTCAGGATGGACCGGAGTACTATGGCTGGCCATAGCTACGCCGACGGGACCTTGGGATATGGCCATGTTGTCGAGAAAAGGAGATGCTAGGCTAAGGCAGCAGAAGGGGGACGAGATAATGCGACGGCGATCGCGTGAGGACAAAGACTTTGGGTtgcggaggagaagggttGACTGGAGTTTACCACATTGGACTCAACGTGGCCTATTTACTGCTTGGTCGTCCAACTCGGCTAAGGTGCGCAATGACTTCGAGATATGACGGCTGAGGTCTTGGAAGGATGGGCGCTCAGGGTGAAGTAGTCTTTGAGATTGCAAAAAGAATGGACTAATAAGGATGAACAGGGACGAACGGGCACGAACTGTGGTGACATACCGCTCTCAAATCGCGAGTTCATATGGATGACATACTCGAAGGATGCGGGCAACCGCGCCTGCCAGTTATTGCGACAATGTGCATACACAATTGCTGATCGCGCAATCGGTCACAAGGGTGGTGCCATAGCAAAGACCCCAAGCCGACCCAGGCGGATCCTTGGTCATCAAAACCAAGAAAACTAGAAGTGAAACAAATTGCACATCACTTTCGAGTACTGCTGTCTGGAAGGTCTGGAAGGGACGATGGAATTGTACGGGAAGGGTAGGTGTCTTTTCCATTATTCAGTCTGGCGCTTCACGGCTGACTTGGTCTGAAGTGgccggtttttttttcttttttgcgaTGATGGGAATCGTAATTGCGGATCTGACAGCAGCGCATTCGCCAACAAAGGGTCAGGTACACAAAACCCAAAACGTGGCGGTTCCGCTGTGATTTTTGGCTTGTTCTTCATCTGAACTCATAATGAAAGCCCTCGTAGTGCCGATTCGAGTCCGAACTCAAGCCAAAGGCCGTCAGTTGATATGACAGGACTTTCCATGTCACTCATCGCAATGCGCAAGTGGCCGATCAAATCTGGAACCCTCTAAAACACAATCA belongs to Neurospora crassa OR74A linkage group IV, whole genome shotgun sequence and includes:
- the cys-18 gene encoding adenosylhomocysteinase, variant — translated: MSAPAHKFKVADLSLAAFGRKEIELAENEMPGLMATRKKYAADQPLKGARIAGCLHMTIQTAVLIETLTALGAEVTWSSCNIFSTQDHAAAAIAAAGVPVFAWKGETEEEYQWCLEQQLIAFKDNKKLNLILDDGGDLTHLVHTKYPEMLEDCFGVSEETTTGVHHLYRMLKEGKLLVPAINVNDSVTKSKFDNLYGCRESLVDGIKRATDVMIAGKIAVVAGFGDVGKGCAMALSGMGARVIVTEVDPINALQAAMAGYQVTTMEKAAPLGQIFVTTTGCRDILVGKHFEVMPNDAIVCNIGHFDVEIDVAWLKANAASVQNIKPQVDRFLMKNGRHIILLAEGRLVNLGCATGHSSFVMSCSFTNQVLAQIMLYKANDEAFSNKYVEFGKSGKLEKKVYVLPKILDEEVARLHLDHCNVELTQLSDVQAEYLGLATEGPYKSDHYRY
- a CDS encoding eukaryotic translation initiation factor 3 subunit 3, whose protein sequence is MAEVQKDAPIKSVQVEALVVMKIVKHCSTSFPTVATGSIVGMDNNGAIEVTNSFQFPSVDVSSSDSHSDASSLAAAAPRAKANIVYQNEMIRHLKEVNVDANNVGWYTSATMGNFINMSFIENQYHYQKENEKTVALVHDVSRSSQGALSLRAFKLSPEFMTAYKEAKFTTESLRNSKLTYKDIFVELPVNVHNSHLLTSFLHQIPAPPKSAEIPMPASLDDIRRDPVQIPAHPGFESLDLSIDPFLEKTCDLLLDSIESHYTDLNNHQYYQRQLTREQFKITQWQAKRKAENAARLAAKQSPLPEDEWQRLFKLPQEPSRLEGMLNARQVDQYARQVDAFTANITAKMFAVRGNLLPE